In the genome of Botrytis cinerea B05.10 chromosome 5, complete sequence, one region contains:
- the Bcplc1 gene encoding Bcplc1, which produces MNDGESPSKMSSLTSSPNLTPTTSRAPTQQQQQQQSPHMPPYPQRSSSLNRRRGISRVRTEFLPTITSAPTVPMSASSVTTSSSVQASPVMSPETSQVMTNNSSLQVSPEGPRGREPEHRLPPFEPLPDSVVSRKHSQTAMAETFTGNRSQGLMRRLSNKISRRQSTNTSREQSAGPVMLRRRSDSTSTAPDSRHYLLNSDSDEDVHEDTIEWVDSPLGIEGLVGDYPSSNASFACSSTMTGGNAGLAFGPVIPTVLLQGTTMIKITKKKRKVLTFVLEDEACKVSWDKTRPAKSFLIDNIKEIRLGSDALNYREEFKVDSQDEPRFFSILYVVPDNKSTGRSTKIMHLIAPDEQTFDLWTTTLEAISKHRYENMSSLVAFNEKAVRNYWRGEMTKQFSDTPHAEDEEALDFEGVEQLCKNLHINTSSRFLRERFQQADATKSKKLIFSEFQEFVKLMKRRGDVSEIYRELASDNVKGITLEEFIDFVNVVQGENVEKDRAKWESIFAKFARRSRSRDQPLQEGEAARMSEEALATFFTSVHNVPLETVPETFTLDRPMHEYFISSSHNTYLMGRQVAGESSVEAYISALIKGCRCVEIDCWDGKDGRPIVNHGHTMTRPIMFSDVMYTIAKYAFVKSHFPLWISLEVHCNDAQQAAMAQIIKEACGDLLVTEPLDPSSQVLPSPSQLMDRILIKVKKPRISDESSPKVNGRSRGNSLSSPRVYPAGLDNSTISSGSLLPPPTANPSGSHIKQNIRRTGTDETTSSSSSDSEGNEDRPKDKPKTSKIVKVLGELGIYSAGVKFRGFDDPESKAYNHIFSFMESTFDRNSKTQIDRRAMTRHNMRYLMRVYPNGWRVASTNFDPLKYWRRSVQMVALNWQTHDLGMQMNDAMFAGGTDQSGYVLKPSELREIKMLPSVPEEAGADHVKRERKNVNFSIDIISAQQLMRPKGLPSNRSVDPYIEVEVYHADDKSKETKGVIGEGGLDASAKDGSSGLGAPHKRRTHIVQENGFNPVFNKKFNFALTTKFPELVFVRWTVRCSSDGHSYNDKTLPLATYTAKLSSLKQGYRTLPLYDTNGDQFLFSTLFCRVKIDPATSIYVNAESNESVGVLKSLGRTVFNRTPLSPKPSVDSNHQ; this is translated from the coding sequence ATGAATGACGGTGAATCTCCTTCCAAGATGTCTTCTCTTACGTCGAGTCCCAACCTGACTCCCACCACCTCGAGAGCTCCcacacaacaacaacaacaacaacagtcTCCTCACATGCCCCCGTATCCACAGAGGTCGTCCTCCTTAAATCGAAGACGTGGTATATCGCGTGTGCGAACCGAATTCCTTCCCACTATTACTTCCGCTCCCACCGTTCCAATGTCGGCTTCCTCGGTCACCACCTCGAGCTCTGTGCAAGCATCGCCAGTCATGTCACCCGAAACTAGTCAGGTCATGACCAACAACTCCTCATTACAAGTATCGCCCGAAGGCCCACGAGGCCGTGAACCTGAGCATCGCCTCCCCCCTTTCGAACCTCTGCCCGATTCAGTCGTCTCACGGAAGCACAGTCAAACTGCCATGGCCGAGACATTCACGGGCAATCGGTCGCAAGGCTTGATGAGGAGGTTATCGAACAAGATCTCAAGACGTCAGTCTACAAATACAAGTCGGGAACAAAGTGCTGGCCCAGTCATGTTGCGACGTCGAAGCGACAGCACCAGTACAGCCCCAGATTCCAGACACTACCTACTCAACTCTGATTCCGACGAGGACGTTCACGAGGATACCATTGAATGGGTGGATTCGCCATTGGGTATCGAAGGTCTTGTCGGGGACTATCCCAGTTCCAATGCCTCGTTCGCTTGCTCGTCGACCATGACTGGCGGCAACGCAGGCCTCGCATTCGGTCCGGTTATCCCTACGGTTCTGCTCCAAGGCACCACGATGATCAAGATcacaaagaagaagagaaaggttCTTACATTTGTTCTCGAAGATGAAGCTTGCAAAGTATCGTGGGACAAGACAAGACCCGCGAAAAGCTTCCTCATCGACAACATCAAGGAAATTCGTCTCGGATCGGACGCCCTTAACTATCGCGAGGAATTCAAGGTTGACTCTCAGGACGAACCtcgtttcttctccatcctctaCGTGGTACCTGACAATAAGTCGACCGGGCGCTCGACGAAAATCATGCATTTGATTGCCCCAGATGAACAAACATTCGACCTTTGGACGACGACCCTTGAAGCTATATCTAAACATAGATATGAAAACATGTCCAGCCTGGTTGCATTTAACGAGAAGGCTGTCCGAAACTACTGGCGCGGCGAAATGACCAAGCAGTTTTCCGACACTCCTCATGCCGAAGACGAAGAGGCTCTCGATTTCGAAGGAGTCGAGCAGCTTTGCAAAAATCTCCACATCAACACTTCGTCCAGATTCTTACGCGAGAGATTTCAACAAGCAGATGCTACCAAGTCAAAGAAGTTGATCTTCTCCGAGTTTCAAGAATTCGTGAAGCTCATGAAGCGAAGAGGGGATGTTTCCGAGATCTACAGAGAGCTCGCTTCTGACAATGTTAAAGGAATTACACTTGAAGAGTTTATTGACTTCGTCAACGTCGTGCAAGGGGAAAATGTGGAGAAGGATCGAGCGAAATGGGAATCTATTTTTGCCAAATTTGCCCGTCGATCAAGATCACGAGATCAGCCATTGCAAGAAGGTGAGGCTGCACGAATGAGTGAAGAAGCTCTAGCCACATTTTTCACATCCGTCCATAATGTTCCCCTCGAGACTGTTCCCGAGACCTTCACTCTCGATCGTCCCATGCACGAATACTTCATCTCCAGCTCTCACAATACCTATCTCATGGGGCGACAAGTCGCTGGGGAATCGAGTGTTGAGGCCTACATATCTGCTTTGATCAAAGGTTGCCGGTGTGTCGAAATTGATTGTTGGGATGGCAAGGATGGGCGACCGATTGTCAATCATGGTCACACCATGACCAGACCCATCATGTTCTCTGACGTGATGTACACTATTGCGAAATATGCATTTGTCAAATCACACTTTCCATTGTGGATTTCTCTCGAGGTTCACTGCAACGATGCTCAGCAGGCAGCCATGGCTCAGATTATCAAAGAAGCTTGTGGCGATTTACTCGTCACAGAGCCTCTTGATCCATCTTCCCAGGTGCTTCCTTCGCCCTCTCAATTGATGGATCGAATCTTGATCAAAGTCAAGAAACCCAGAATCTCCGATGAATCCTCTCCCAAGGTCAATGGCCGGTCTCGTGGCAACAGTCTCAGCTCACCTCGCGTCTATCCCGCAGGACTCGATAACTCAACCATTTCCAGTGGCTCTCTCCTACCTCCACCCACTGCAAACCCGAGTGGAAGCCATATCAAGCAAAACATTCGAAGGACTGGAACTGATGAGACTACGAGTAGCAGCAGTAGCGACAGTGAAGGAAACGAAGACAGGCCTAAGGATAAGCCCAAGACGAGCAAGATTGTCAAAGTTCTTGGGGAGCTTGGCATTTACAGTGCTGGTGTTAAATTCCGTGGCTTTGATGATCCCGAAAGCAAAGCTTACAACCACATCTTCTCATTCATGGAGTCTACCTTTGACCGAAATAGCAAGACGCAAATTGATCGCCGAGCGATGACTAGACACAACATGAGATATCTCATGCGAGTATATCCTAATGGGTGGCGTGTTGCATCTACGAATTTCGACCCCCTCAAATATTGGCGACGAAGTGTTCAAATGGTGGCTCTCAACTGGCAGACTCATGATCTAGGTATGCAAATGAATGATGCTATGTTTGCAGGAGGAACCGATCAATCCGGTTATGTTCTCAAGCCAAGCGAGCTTCGAGAGATCAAAATGCTTCCTAGTGTTCCAGAGGAAGCGGGAGCGGATCACGTCAAGAGAGAACGCAAAAATGTGAACTTCTCCATTGACATTATCTCTGCTCAACAACTCATGCGCCCAAAGGGTCTTCCTTCTAATCGTTCTGTCGATCCATATATTGAAGTCGAAGTTTATCATGCGGATGATAAGAGCAAGGAGACTAAAGGTGTCATTGGCGAAGGTGGTCTTGACGCTTCTGCTAAGGATGGCTCTTCTGGTTTAGGAGCCCCTCATAAACGTCGCACACACATCGTCCAGGAAAATGGCTTCAATCCCGTCTTCAataagaaattcaatttcgCTTTGACAACCAAGTTTCCAGAACTCGTTTTCGTTCGCTGGACTGTTCGATGCTCATCGGATGGCCACAGTTACAACGATAAAACGTTACCACTGGCTACATACACTGCCAAACTCAGCAGTCTCAAACAAGGTTACCGCACTTTACCTCTTTACGACACAAACGGTGAtcaattcctcttctcgACACTCTTCTGTCGTGTCAAGATTGATCCAGCTACGAGCATTTATGTCAATGCTGAATCAAATGAAAGCGTTGGAGTACTTAAGAGTCTCGGTCGTACCGTCTTCAACCGAACCCCTCTTTCACCAAAACCTTCCGTCGACAGCAATCATCAATGA